The window CTTCACCAACAAGCCTCTGGACGAGGCCAGCTATGGGATGAACTGGTTGTACTGCAACGGCCGCTACATCCGCACCAGCTCCGGCGGCACCTACAACTACACCCCGAAGCTGCCGGCGCCGTGGAAGGTCGGCGGTTGCGAGGAGTTCATCGAGGATCCGTCCGACACTATCTGCATCACCGACGCAGTCGGCGTCAGTATCAACTCCAGCACCGGCGTACGCAGCCCCAACGTGATGGTCAATGACGCCCAGTCCGGCGGCGGCACCACCTATGCCGGCGGCTGGAACAACGTCTCGGACCGCCACAACGACGGCGTGAACTGCGGCTACGTTGACGGTCACGTCAAGTGGGGCAAGAAGGACAGCATCCGCCAGTGGGAGCACTGGAACGCTACCGGATACTCCTATGGGACGCTTGGCCCATAGCGATCACGGGAAGACCTGCATAAGAAAGGAGAAGACAGCCAATGCGACGGCAACACCGAAACGGTTTCACGCTCATTGAGCTTCTGGTCGTCATCGCCATCATTGCGATCCTGGCAGCGATCCTCTTCCCGGTATTCGCTCGGGCTCGCGAAAAGGCACTACAGTCCTCCTGCAGCAGTAACCTGAAGCAGATCGGTCTTGGCTTGATGATGTACATCCAGGACTACGACGAGATGCTGCCCTTCGGCCACTGCTCCTCAAGCACCGCGGACTGGGCTGCCGACAAGTACTGGTACAACATCATCACCCCCTACACCAAGAACGCCGACATCATCAAGTGCCCGTCCGACAAGTACTCCGCAGTCGGCTACGGCTGGAACTACCCGCACAACCCCTACCGAGCCTCCTACGGTGGTGCGATGTCGATGGCCGACATCAAGGCCCCGTCAGAGCGGCTGGCCCTGTGCGACAGCAACGCCTACTGGGTCGTCTACTGCCCGACGCACTACCCGAACTGGTCTGACGGTTTCTGCCGCGTTCCCGATCGCCACAACGGCGGTTCGAACGTGGTGTTCTGGGACGGCCACGTCAAGTGGATGCGCCAGAGCGATATACTGCGCACCGACAGACAGGGCCAGATCCTGTGGGGTCACATCGATCCATGAGTCGGTCTGACCGCGACCTCTGATATCGTCCATCAAGCCCCGCCGACGCCTCCCGCCGACGGGGCTTTTCTTTGCCTCGGAGGTAACAGCACCGCCGCCGCCGAACCGCCCCCAACAAAGCCCTTGATCGAGGCGAAGGTCACAGGAGACGCCTCGACCCCTGCGAAGGAGCCTTGCACGCGATGGCACAGGTACCCGCCGCTCCCGAAGTGATCCTTGAGCCCGCCCACGAAGTCCCGGTGATCGCGCGTGCCGACGTGGCCGTCTTCGGCGGCGGACCTGCCGGCATCTGCGCAGCCACGGCGGCCGCTCGGGCAGGAAGGCACGTGGTCCTGGTGGAGCGCTACGGATTCCTTGGTGGAATGGCGACGGCGGGGAACGTCACGATCCTGCACAGCCTCTACGGCACCGACCACTCCACGCCGGTGATCGGCGGCCTGCCCGAGGAGTTTCTCCGTCGCCTGCAGGACATGAAGGCAGCACGGAATCAGAGCCCCGACGGAGAGACGGCTGCCTGGGTCATCAACAGCGAGTACGCAAAGCTGGTCGCCGATGACCTGGTCTGCGGTGCAGGACTGGTTGGTGGCGACGGCAAGGGTCGCGTGGACCTGATGCTGCACACCCTCCTCGTGGGAGTGCTGCGTGAGGGCCGACGGATCACCGGGGCGCTGGTGGAGTCCAAGAGCGGACGCGGGGCGATCGTTGCCAGGGTGTACATCGACTGCACCGGCGACGCCGACCTGATCCGTCGAGCCGGTCTTGACACCCAGCTAGGCAATGCCGAGGGCAAGTGCCAGGCGCCGACCTTGTGCTTCCGAGTCGCGGGCAGGCAGCCTGGCGCCGCAAGCCTCGGCCAAGCAGCGGCCGACCTGTTCAGCGAGCCGATGCGCTACACACTCTCCGAGCGCGATGGCTGCCGGGAGGTCTTTGCGCCCTCCGGGGGCGACCGCTACCCGTGCTTCCTGTGGGGCTCCGAGGGGCTGTTCGATGCGGAGGAGGAGATGCTGGCCGGAACGCGCGTCCTCAAGGTGAATGCTGCCGACGCGACCTCCTTCTCCCATGCCGAGATCGAGGCACGCTACCAGATGCGCTGGGTGCTTGACCGCCTGCGCAGGCTACCGGGCCGTGAGAACACCTACCTGGTGGACATCGCGACTCAGCTCGGAATCCGTGAGACGCACCGCATTCACGCCGACCATGTCCTCACGCGGCAGGAGGTACTCGAGGGCGTCAGCTTCCCGGATGCGATCGCCCAGGGCACGTATCCGATCGATATCCACACGCCGGATGCGCCCGGGATCAGGTTCGAGTATCTGGACGGGACGTGGCGCCGGATCAACCGAGACCGCTCAACGAGCACCGGGCGTTGGGATGGTCGACCCGAGGATGCAGCGAAGCGCTCGACGCTCTGCTACCAGGTCCCCTACCGGAGCCTCATCCCGCGTGATCTGGACAACGTGCTGGTGGCTGGACGGTGTGTCGGGGCGGCTCATGACAGCGCCGGGGCCCTGCGGGTGATGATCAACGGCATGCAGTTCGGTGAGGCAGCCGGCGTCGCGGCTGTCATGACGTGTCAGGGTGGTAACGTGCGCGAGATCGACGCAAGTGCCCTGCGGGCGCACCTTCAATCCCGGGGAGTGCCCTTGCGAGACTCGACCGCCGGGGTTGCCGGGGCTTAGCTTCGACCCACAACCGGCGCTTTGGCCCGTAGCTGCTCGACCATCTGGGCCGTGTAGGCTCGCAGCCGGGCAACGCCCTCGCGCGTCAGGGCCTGCATCTCTTCGTGCTTGTCCGCAAGCCTCAGCAGACGGCCAAGGATGTCCGCAGCGTCGGCCTGACACAGGGATACCGCGTAGTCATCGCCCCCGTAGATCTCACGGCTGAGGTTGGTTGACTTGCGGCTGTAGGACAGCGTCAGCGTCGGCACCCCGGTGGACCACGCCGCGATGGTGCTATGCATCCGCGCTCCCGCAAAGAGCGTGCAGCGCGAGATGGCATACTTGATCTGCCGGGCACTGAGCCCGTCGGGCAGGATGCTCACTGCAGCACCCTCGTCGGAGAGCCGACGGTAGACCGGGCCGAGAACCGCAAGGTCGCTGTCCCTTGGAGGGCATGCCGGTGGGGCGCAGTGCGGGACCAGGAGCACGCCGAAGCCGGCCTTGATGAGCCGCCGAGAGGTCTCTAGCCCCAGGCGAATCATGGATCGCTGCCCGTCCTTCATCACCTCAGCCGCGAGCGGGCTGAGATTGAGCCCCACCACACCTCGTTCACCCGCTGCTGGAAACCACTCCGCGCAGTCCCACGGGTCCGGCTCCATTTCAAAGGCCGGGTCGCCCATGCGGTACACACGCTCGGTGACCCCGAGGCCTGCGAGGTAGTCGGCGCTTGCCTGGTCACGCACCGTGATCAGGTCCAGATCCCCCAGGAAGCCCGGCATGCCCAACCGAGTACTGAAGGCCTCGGAGTAGGGCTCCAGGTTCATCCCCCACAGCCCCACCGGTAGCCCTCGCGACAGCAGGAAGCGGTCTCGGCGCACAGCCATCGAGGGACGGCCGACGAAGGTGTCGCCACCGACCTCGAGCACCAAGTCCCAGCCCTCCAGTGGATAGCCGGGCGCCTCGTTCATCAGGCCGAGGCGATCGCGCAGGTTCCGCATCATCCAGTGCGCCCCGCGAGCCGAGCGAGAGAGGTTCAGCCTGTGCCTGCGCGACATGGGCAGTAGCTGCAGACCGAGGTCGGGCAGTCGGGCCTCGTCAGCGCTGAGGGTGTCCAGCGTACCCACCGCTGCTGCGATCTCGGCCCCGGGCCAGATCTGCCTGAGGATTTCGGCGGAACCCCATAGGATCGCCTCACAACCGCGATTGTAAAGCCCCGCCATGCCAACCAACAGTATCTTCATAGCATCGCACGTCCGTACAGTTTGGTAACTGCGTCGCCCCCCGGCAACGGCTAGCCGCTAGACGCAAGCAATCGTTCGACCGGAGCCCTTGCGCCCTGCCGGTGGGCCTTTCGCCCCCGAGTGCCCCGTGGCCTTCGTCAAGGCACAACTCAGCCCCGACTCCTGCCTTCCGAGCGCCTCAAGCTGCGGCTAACCAGCGGTGCAACAGCCATGCCGCCGCAAGAAGCATGCCCAGCGTCAACAGTGCCGAGACAATCTGCAGCCCAAGGCCAAGCCCAAGCGCGTTGCTCAGTACCCCTGGTATCAGGGCCAGGCCCAGGAGCACCGCCAGAAGGGCATCCATCCCCAGAACGCGGACCATCCCGAGCTTGCGCAGAAACAGGGGCACCATCACCACCACGTTGACCGCATAGGCGATCAGGTAGGCGTAGCCCAGGCCGACCGCACCCTGCGGAGCCAGGACATAGGTCGCGGCCAGCAGCACCACGGCCAGGAGGACATTGCTGCCGAAGGACATCCAGATCAGGCCCTTCGCGTGGATCAGGCGCCCGATGCCGTCCTTGTAGGTCATCAGCGGAATCGAGCACAAGACCAGCACGAGGGCGAACTTCCCGGCCACGAAGTCGGGCCCAAACAGCCACATGATCGGCCCTGCCAGGTAGAGCAGAATCGCTGTCGCCGAGGTGGCCAGGAACCAGGTGGCGTAGGCATTGATGATGTGCAGGCGCAGGCTCCCGGCAGACTGGTCCTCGCGGTTCAGCTCATGGCACAGGATCGGGAGCAGGGGCTGGAAGATGGCTGCCGGGATGAACATAGCCGCCGACCGAATTTGGGTGGCGGCGTTGAGGATCCCCATCTGGCTGTAGCCGCCCGGCTGGTTCACCAGGAGAGCGTTGCAGGCCCAGATGACCGGCGTAGTGACGACGCCAATGAGACAGGCGGGCAGGGAGAAGTTCCACAGCACCTGCATTTCCTGCGACAACTGATGTCCGGTGAGGGGAAGCGCGGCCTTCCGGCACTCCACGTTCACGGCACGCTGGGTCAGGAGCCAGCCGGCCGCCGAGGCCAAGACCGTGCCCAGCACCAGGCCCCAGAGACCGTAAGCCCAGCCTCCGAGGATCATCAGCGGGAAGGCGACCAGACCGCGCCAGAAGGCGATCCCGGCAAGGGTCCGGTAGGTCTCCAGACCTGCAAGGACGCCGCTGAGGCTACCCATGAGGGCGTTGAAGACCAGGAGGCCGCTGGAGAGTCGCAGCACGTTTGCGAGGTGAGGGGCATGCAGAGTGCTTGAGGCCAGAGCGGGGGCGGTCAGTAGCAGTGCGACGCCGGTAAGCAGTCCGGAGATCACCGCCACGCGGTTACACAAGACTACAATGCGGCCGGCTCGCTCGGGGTCCTTGTCGCGGTTTTCAGCGATGTACTTGATAGCGGTGGCGCCCAGTCCTAGGCCCGCGAAAACGCCGAATCCGCCCACCGTCGAGGTGATGATACCGTACTCGCCGTAGCCGATGTCACCCAGCAGCCGCGCCGCGACTACCGAGGCCGCCATGGTCAGGCCCTGGCCCAGGACTTGGCCGATGAGCGACCACAGTGCACCCTTTGCCACACGTTCGCGCAGCGAGGGCGGAGCAGGTTGCGGCTCAGACAGGACTGACGTCAACGGACATGGCTCCCATCGCTTAATACCCCGGGGAGAAGGGGTGCTGCAGTCCTGTGCCTGGGGGGGACAAGGATCCGCTCTGCACCCTCACCCGCAACAACGCGCGGGCACAAGACAATCAGGGCCTCCTGACGAGCAACACTGCCGGAGGACGTGCGAGGTCAATCTGCGATCGCAGGCGGAAGCGCGTCTTCGGGCTGTGCAACCGCCCGGACGCCTTTGCATGCTGATGCCGCACAGGGAAGGAGAAAGAGAGACGGTGGGGTCGCCAGGGCTCTCTGCGCCAATCTGCTCTCGCCTACTGACGATTGCAGGCGCAGGAGGCTACCCGAGAACAGTCTGCTCCCCGGGGCTGCTGTGGCCGGGGCCACTTGTGCATCCCCAGGAGGCTCTGCGTGGTTCTCCTGGCGACCGAAGGTATGTGCCCCTGCGCTAACGTGGCTCGATGAACAGGCGGATCGCTGTCCGCTCGTTGCCGTCGATGTCCACGTCCACAAAGGCTGGGTAACACACCAGATCGATGCCGGCCGGTGCCAGGAAGCCCCGGGCGATGGCAATGGACTTGATCGCCTGGTTGAGGGCTCCGGCGCCGATGGTCTGCATCTCCGCTTTGCCCTGCTCGCGGATGGTCCCTGCGAGTGCTCCTGCGACCTTGTTGGGATCGGACTGCGAACCTACCTTCAAAGTAGACAACGGTGCATCCCCCTTAGCGGCGTCCCGTACGCGTGTCTGGGTGCATAGTCACGGCCTCGCCCCCGAGCCGTGCGCGCGCCGGGCCTCCCTGCATCGTATGTGCTGCCGCCATTTCAAGGATTGGTGTGTCTGCATAACTGCGTGCCAGGTTGCTGCCCCGCAAGCCGCCCTCGGACGTCTCTCCCAACGGGCCTCTAGCCCGATTGCATCGTTACACTCTCTATCATACTTCGGCAGGCCCATCCGTCAAGACTCGAAAACGCCGGATAGAGGTGGCTGCGACCCCCTGAGGCTCCGAATCGACCACCACGCCGCACATCTGGGCCGGTCCGCCGGTAGGGACCTCAAAGCGTGCCGGAAGGCCCGTGAGGAACCGCCGCACGACGATTGCCGGCTTGACCCCGATGATCGTGTGCCGCGGCCCCGTCATCCCCGCATCGGAGATGAAAGCCGTCCCACCCGCGAAGACCTCCTCGTCTGCTGTCTGGACGTGAGTGTGTGTCCCCAGGACCGCGGTGACCTGCCCGTCCAGATAGTGCGCCAGGGCCGCCTTCTCCGAGGTCGCCTCCGCATGCATGTCGACGATGATGCAGTTGCACTGACCGGCCAAGCGTCCCACAGCCTCTGCGGCCGCTCGGAAGGGACAGTCAACGGGGTCCATGAACACTCGGCCGAGGAGGTTGATCACACCGATCGAGCCTGCGCTGCCCGCCTCATACACGCCAACACCCGTCCCTGGAACCCCTGGTGGGTAGTTGTAGGGCCGCACGATGCGGCTGTCGCGGTCCAGAAGCTGGTGCGCCTCTCTCTGAGCCCAGACGTGGTTGCCCATCGTCAGGCAATCCACTCCGGCATCGAAGAGCTCCTGGGCAGTGCTCTGAGTGATGCCATACCCGGCGGCTGCATTCTCTCCATTAGCAATGATGAAGTCCGGCATGTACTCGCGGCGCAGGCCCGGAAGCAGGTCATGCATCAGGCGTCGGCCCGGTCGCCCCACGATGTCGCCGATGAACAGTACTCGCAACGAACTACCCCTCTGCGGATAGGAGCGGCCCGCCGCCGCAGCCGGCAGGTCACCGTCACGGGTACGAGCCGCTCCCAGAATTGATCACGTAGGTTGGTCCTTACTTGGCGTACTCGACGGCCCGGGTCTCGCGGATCACCGTCACCCGGATCTGGCCCGGATAGTCCAGTTCGCTCTCGATGCGCTCCACCATGCCCTTCGCCAGCCGGTGGGCGGCGAGGTCGTCGATCTTCTCCGGTCGCACGATCACGCGGACCTCGCGACCGGCCTGGATGGCGAACACCTTCTCCACACCTTCGAAGCTCGAGGCAATGCTCTCCAGGCCCTCCAGGCGCTTCAGGTAGGTCTCCAGCGTCTCGCGCCGAGCCCCGGGACGTGACGCCGAGATGGCGTCTGCGGCCTGGACGAGAGCTGCCTCGATGCTGGTGAGTTCCACATCATCGTGGTGGGCCATGATGCAGTGGACGACGTCCGGCGACTCACCACGAGCTTTGGCCACCTCAGAACCGATCTGGGTGTGGGTGCCGTCGCGCTCGAAGTCCAGCGCCTTGCCGATGTCATGCAGCAGGCCGCCACGGCGAGCCAGACCGACGCGGACACCGAGTTCGGCGGCCATTGCACCGGCCAGATGCGAGACCTCGATGGAGTGCTTCAGTACGTTCTGACCGTAGCTGGTGCGGTAGCGCAACTTACCCAACAGCTTCATGAGCTCGGGATGCAGGCCGGTTACGCCGGTCTCGAAGATCGCCTGTTCGGCGGCCTCCTCCATGCGCTCTTCGGTCTGCTTGCGGGCCCGATCAACGGTCTCTTCGATGCGCCCCGGGTGGATGCGTCCGTCGGAGATGAGCATCTCCAGCGCAACCTTGGCGATCTCTCGCCGGACCGGGTCAAAGCCGGACAGCACGACCGCTTCGGGCGTGTCATCGACGATCAGGTCGATGCCGGTGAGCTGCTCGAAGCTGCGGATGTTGCGGCCTTCGCGCCCGATGATGCGACCCTTCATCTCGTCGCCGGGCAAGGGCACCACAGAGACGGTGGTCTCCGTGGTCTGGTCGACGGCACAGCGCTGAATGGCGCGGCTGACGACTTCAGCGGCCTTGCGGTCGGCCTCGCGGCGGGTCTCCTCCTCCACACGCCGCAGAAGCTGGGCGGCGTCGTTGCGGGCCTCCCGCTCAACCTCGGACAGCAGCTGCGTGCGTGCCTCCGAGGTGGTCATCTGGGCGATACGCTCCAGCTCGGAGCGACGTGCGTCGATGAGGTCTTGAGCAGACTTCTCGGAGTCTGCGATCTTGCGCTCTCGCTTGTCGAGCTCCGAGGCCCGCTGGTCCATCTCGCTCTTGCGGCGCTCGAGGTTGTCCTCTCGCTTGTCCAGGCGCTTCTTTGTTTCTTCGAGCTCTGTGCGCTCCTTGCGCGCCTCTTCCTCCACCTGCTCCCTGAGTTTGATCTCTTCCTCTTTGACTGCGAGCTTGAACTCCCGGCGTTCGGCTTGCAGGGCCTTACCCGCCTGTTGCAGCTCCTGCTCTGCCTGTGCCTTCTGGCGTTCCAGCTCTTCGGTCAGAGCTCTCGATTTCTGTACGGCGTAGACGATTGCGGCGATGGCCACAAGGGCCATTATGACTGCGATCACGGTGGCAATAATCACCGTGGGTCACCTCCGGAAGTGTAGTCGAAAAAGGCGTCTAGCCGGGTGACCGCCGGTCGCGTCCAGTCCTCCGGGTGTAGGTTTGTGGGCCTATGTGAACAGCCTGCACCCGACCCCTTGTCCAACGGCTACTCGTCGGCCAGCGCTCTGTGGAGGGCGTCGGAGATCACGTCGCCGCCAAATCCCAGTCGGGCCAGGTAGGCATAGGCCCGCATGCGGCGCTTTTCCACAGGTAGGTTCGTCCAGCGTGCGAGGCGCTTCTCCAGCGCCGCTACTGCCTGCTGAACCTCATCCACGCCCTCAAAAGCCTCCTCCACCACGCTTTTGGCCAACTCTTGACTGACCCCGCCTTGCATCAGCTTGTGCTTGAGTCCCCGACGTCCAACCCCTTGCCTCCTCATCAAGCCTTCGGCGAGGTTCCGAGCATAAGCGTCATCGTTCATCAGTCCCAGGCTCTCAAGTCTGTCTAGAACCTGCTCAATGGCTTCGGCTCGATGCTTACGCTTGATCAGCGCGGTCCGTAGATCGCGACGACTTCGGTCACGCACTTCCAGTAGCCGTAAGGCTGCGCGACGGACCTGCGCCAGCTCCTGCTGCGCCAGAATTGCCTGCCATAGCTCCGGTGTAACCGCCAGTCCCACGCGCAATTCCAGCGCCACGATTACGTCTTCATGCACGTCGAGGGGCTCTTGCCCATCGACGATTAGGTGATAGGTTCCCGGTTTGCCGGCATGCGGGGCAAAGCTCCGAACTACCCCGACTATGCCCACGATCACTCCCTCCTTGAGGTGGTTTTCACAGATTTCAAACGGCTCATTTCCATTCGGGCAGGCCCTGCCGCCGCTTACGGCAAGCAGAGCCTGTGGTCACGCCCGACCCGGTGTTGCTCCTCCAGGGTGCCTCTGTTCCGAACCGGACGCACGCAGGGCGAGGGAACCCTAGTTCTCAGCGGGTTCCTCGTCGGTCTCGGTCTCGGCCTCGGACGCGGGTGCTGGTGCTGGTGCGATCTCGAGGGGCGCCAGGTGATGAGCCTCGCGCACCTTCGACTCCAGTTCGGTGGCCAGGACGGCGTCGGTTGCCAGGAGGTCGACAGCATTCTCCCGGCCCTGACCAAGGCGCTCCTCACCGTAGTTGAACCAGCTCCCCGACTTCTGTGCGATGCCCAGTGCAAGGGCCTCGTCGAGCACGCAGCCGTAACGCGAGATTCCGTCGCCGTAGATGATATCGAACTCGCACTTGCGGAAGGGCGGTGCAACCTTGTTCTTGACGACCTTGATGGACACGCGGTTGCCGATCACGTCGGTCCCGCGCTTGATGGACTCCGCCCGGCGGATCTCCAGTCGTACCGAGGCCCAGAACTTGAGCGCCCGGCCGCCCGGCGTCGTCTCAGGGTTGCCGAACATGACGCCGATCTTCTCGCGGATCTGGTTGATGAAGACGACGATGGTGCCGGCATTGGAGATCGACCCGGCCAGCTTGCGCAGGGCCTGGCTCATCAGCCGAGCCTGCAGACCGACGTGGGTGTCGCCCATGTCGCCTTCGAGTTCGGCCGCCGGTACGAGGGCCGCGACCGAGTCGAGGACCACGACGTCGACCGCGCCGCTGCGCACCAGGGCATCGCAGATCTCAAGGGCCTGCTCGCCGGTATCCGGCTGTGAGACCAGCAGGTTGTCCAGATCTATGCCCAGATGGGCCGCGTAGTCCCGGGCGAAGGCGTGCTCGGCATCGATGAAGGCAACCGTGCCGCCGATCTTCTGGGCCTCGGCCAGGATGTGCAGGGTCAGAGTGGTCTTGCCTGAGCCTTCCTGTCCGTAGACCTCGACGATGCGACCTCGTGGCAGACCGCCGACGCCGAGCGCGATGTCCAGGCTCAGGCAGCCTGTCGGGATGACCGGCACCGTCATGTTCGCGGTGTCCTGACCAAGGCGCATGATCGCGCCGTCGCCAAACTGCTTATGGATTTGTGCCAGAGCCAGGTCCAGGGCTTTCGCCTTGTCGCCTGATCCCGACTTCGATGTACCAGCCATTCGTGATCCCAACTCCCCCCGGGGTTGTGGTGATGAGTCGATCGTCAGATGGGCGTCTGCGTCGCCCTAACTGGCCAGGGCGAACTCCTCCAGGACTGTGTAGGTCGGTCCCTCAGGCGCCAGTTCACTGCGGTACAGCACGAACCTGTCGACGCGCATGCCTCCGACCTTGGTGGTCGCCACCGCCTTGAGGGCGCGAGCCAGCTCGGAAGCGCGGTAATCGCTCTTGTTGCGTCCTATCGTCAGATGGGCGCGGAAGGGCCGATCCTCTGCAGCCGCCAGCCCGGCCTGCACCAGCGCGTGGTCAAGGTCGGCGGCCAGGGCCTCCATCGGCTCAGCTCCCTCGCTGCACCCCAGCCAGATCGCTCGTGCATCCGAGATTCGTGGGAAGG is drawn from Armatimonadia bacterium and contains these coding sequences:
- the recA gene encoding recombinase RecA encodes the protein MAGTSKSGSGDKAKALDLALAQIHKQFGDGAIMRLGQDTANMTVPVIPTGCLSLDIALGVGGLPRGRIVEVYGQEGSGKTTLTLHILAEAQKIGGTVAFIDAEHAFARDYAAHLGIDLDNLLVSQPDTGEQALEICDALVRSGAVDVVVLDSVAALVPAAELEGDMGDTHVGLQARLMSQALRKLAGSISNAGTIVVFINQIREKIGVMFGNPETTPGGRALKFWASVRLEIRRAESIKRGTDVIGNRVSIKVVKNKVAPPFRKCEFDIIYGDGISRYGCVLDEALALGIAQKSGSWFNYGEERLGQGRENAVDLLATDAVLATELESKVREAHHLAPLEIAPAPAPASEAETETDEEPAEN
- a CDS encoding DUF1559 domain-containing protein, whose amino-acid sequence is MRRQHRNGFTLIELLVVIAIIAILAAILFPVFARAREKALQSSCSSNLKQIGLGLMMYIQDYDEMLPFGHCSSSTADWAADKYWYNIITPYTKNADIIKCPSDKYSAVGYGWNYPHNPYRASYGGAMSMADIKAPSERLALCDSNAYWVVYCPTHYPNWSDGFCRVPDRHNGGSNVVFWDGHVKWMRQSDILRTDRQGQILWGHIDP
- a CDS encoding TIGR00282 family metallophosphoesterase, producing MRVLFIGDIVGRPGRRLMHDLLPGLRREYMPDFIIANGENAAAGYGITQSTAQELFDAGVDCLTMGNHVWAQREAHQLLDRDSRIVRPYNYPPGVPGTGVGVYEAGSAGSIGVINLLGRVFMDPVDCPFRAAAEAVGRLAGQCNCIIVDMHAEATSEKAALAHYLDGQVTAVLGTHTHVQTADEEVFAGGTAFISDAGMTGPRHTIIGVKPAIVVRRFLTGLPARFEVPTGGPAQMCGVVVDSEPQGVAATSIRRFRVLTDGPAEV
- the rny gene encoding ribonuclease Y, with protein sequence MIIATVIAVIMALVAIAAIVYAVQKSRALTEELERQKAQAEQELQQAGKALQAERREFKLAVKEEEIKLREQVEEEARKERTELEETKKRLDKREDNLERRKSEMDQRASELDKRERKIADSEKSAQDLIDARRSELERIAQMTTSEARTQLLSEVEREARNDAAQLLRRVEEETRREADRKAAEVVSRAIQRCAVDQTTETTVSVVPLPGDEMKGRIIGREGRNIRSFEQLTGIDLIVDDTPEAVVLSGFDPVRREIAKVALEMLISDGRIHPGRIEETVDRARKQTEERMEEAAEQAIFETGVTGLHPELMKLLGKLRYRTSYGQNVLKHSIEVSHLAGAMAAELGVRVGLARRGGLLHDIGKALDFERDGTHTQIGSEVAKARGESPDVVHCIMAHHDDVELTSIEAALVQAADAISASRPGARRETLETYLKRLEGLESIASSFEGVEKVFAIQAGREVRVIVRPEKIDDLAAHRLAKGMVERIESELDYPGQIRVTVIRETRAVEYAK
- a CDS encoding polysaccharide pyruvyl transferase family protein produces the protein MKILLVGMAGLYNRGCEAILWGSAEILRQIWPGAEIAAAVGTLDTLSADEARLPDLGLQLLPMSRRHRLNLSRSARGAHWMMRNLRDRLGLMNEAPGYPLEGWDLVLEVGGDTFVGRPSMAVRRDRFLLSRGLPVGLWGMNLEPYSEAFSTRLGMPGFLGDLDLITVRDQASADYLAGLGVTERVYRMGDPAFEMEPDPWDCAEWFPAAGERGVVGLNLSPLAAEVMKDGQRSMIRLGLETSRRLIKAGFGVLLVPHCAPPACPPRDSDLAVLGPVYRRLSDEGAAVSILPDGLSARQIKYAISRCTLFAGARMHSTIAAWSTGVPTLTLSYSRKSTNLSREIYGGDDYAVSLCQADAADILGRLLRLADKHEEMQALTREGVARLRAYTAQMVEQLRAKAPVVGRS
- a CDS encoding stage V sporulation protein S; its protein translation is MSTLKVGSQSDPNKVAGALAGTIREQGKAEMQTIGAGALNQAIKSIAIARGFLAPAGIDLVCYPAFVDVDIDGNERTAIRLFIEPR
- a CDS encoding oligosaccharide flippase family protein, producing MTSVLSEPQPAPPSLRERVAKGALWSLIGQVLGQGLTMAASVVAARLLGDIGYGEYGIITSTVGGFGVFAGLGLGATAIKYIAENRDKDPERAGRIVVLCNRVAVISGLLTGVALLLTAPALASSTLHAPHLANVLRLSSGLLVFNALMGSLSGVLAGLETYRTLAGIAFWRGLVAFPLMILGGWAYGLWGLVLGTVLASAAGWLLTQRAVNVECRKAALPLTGHQLSQEMQVLWNFSLPACLIGVVTTPVIWACNALLVNQPGGYSQMGILNAATQIRSAAMFIPAAIFQPLLPILCHELNREDQSAGSLRLHIINAYATWFLATSATAILLYLAGPIMWLFGPDFVAGKFALVLVLCSIPLMTYKDGIGRLIHAKGLIWMSFGSNVLLAVVLLAATYVLAPQGAVGLGYAYLIAYAVNVVVMVPLFLRKLGMVRVLGMDALLAVLLGLALIPGVLSNALGLGLGLQIVSALLTLGMLLAAAWLLHRWLAAA
- the thpR gene encoding RNA 2',3'-cyclic phosphodiesterase; translation: MSGLPLGPAEELRLFFAVILAPELRSAAAEIGERIALSRAKVKWVEEPNLHFTLKFLGEMLGQTVPMLAEVGRQVAARHAAFDLEISGAGAFPRISDARAIWLGCSEGAEPMEALAADLDHALVQAGLAAAEDRPFRAHLTIGRNKSDYRASELARALKAVATTKVGGMRVDRFVLYRSELAPEGPTYTVLEEFALAS
- a CDS encoding regulatory protein RecX gives rise to the protein MGIVGVVRSFAPHAGKPGTYHLIVDGQEPLDVHEDVIVALELRVGLAVTPELWQAILAQQELAQVRRAALRLLEVRDRSRRDLRTALIKRKHRAEAIEQVLDRLESLGLMNDDAYARNLAEGLMRRQGVGRRGLKHKLMQGGVSQELAKSVVEEAFEGVDEVQQAVAALEKRLARWTNLPVEKRRMRAYAYLARLGFGGDVISDALHRALADE
- a CDS encoding FAD-dependent oxidoreductase, producing MAQVPAAPEVILEPAHEVPVIARADVAVFGGGPAGICAATAAARAGRHVVLVERYGFLGGMATAGNVTILHSLYGTDHSTPVIGGLPEEFLRRLQDMKAARNQSPDGETAAWVINSEYAKLVADDLVCGAGLVGGDGKGRVDLMLHTLLVGVLREGRRITGALVESKSGRGAIVARVYIDCTGDADLIRRAGLDTQLGNAEGKCQAPTLCFRVAGRQPGAASLGQAAADLFSEPMRYTLSERDGCREVFAPSGGDRYPCFLWGSEGLFDAEEEMLAGTRVLKVNAADATSFSHAEIEARYQMRWVLDRLRRLPGRENTYLVDIATQLGIRETHRIHADHVLTRQEVLEGVSFPDAIAQGTYPIDIHTPDAPGIRFEYLDGTWRRINRDRSTSTGRWDGRPEDAAKRSTLCYQVPYRSLIPRDLDNVLVAGRCVGAAHDSAGALRVMINGMQFGEAAGVAAVMTCQGGNVREIDASALRAHLQSRGVPLRDSTAGVAGA
- a CDS encoding H-X9-DG-CTERM domain-containing protein, translating into FTNKPLDEASYGMNWLYCNGRYIRTSSGGTYNYTPKLPAPWKVGGCEEFIEDPSDTICITDAVGVSINSSTGVRSPNVMVNDAQSGGGTTYAGGWNNVSDRHNDGVNCGYVDGHVKWGKKDSIRQWEHWNATGYSYGTLGP